The following proteins are encoded in a genomic region of Bufo bufo chromosome 11, aBufBuf1.1, whole genome shotgun sequence:
- the L2HGDH gene encoding L-2-hydroxyglutarate dehydrogenase, mitochondrial, whose translation MALDSPCTGIVDYRQIAQSYSNDFRDAGGSVLTGFEVSDINMVNESPAGSEQGLEYPVVIRNTKGEAVRCKYVLTCAGLFSDRLSQISGCSSEPRIVPFRGDYLVLKPEKCYLVKGNIYPVPDPRFPFLGVHFTPRMDGNVWLGPNAVLAFKREGYRLCDFNARDFGEAVTYSGLRKLVLKNLVYGMGEMYRAVFLRAQLKELQKFIPELSINDLLRGPSGVRAQALDRDGNLVDDFVFDGGVGDIGSRVLHVRNAPSPAATSSLAIAEMIASEVEERFSL comes from the exons ATGGCGCTGGACTCTCCATGCACAGGAATAGTAGATTACCGGCAAATAGCTCAATCCTACAGCAATGATTTCCGTGATGCCGGAGGAAGCGTCCTAACAGGATTTGAAGTGTCTGATATAAACATGGTGAATGAGAGCCCAGCAGGATCAGAGCAAG GCCTGGAATATCCGGTTGTAATCAGGAACACAAAG GGAGAAGCCGTTCGCTGTAAGTACGTGCTGACCTGTGCTGGTCTCTTCTCAGACCGATTGTCCCAGATCAGCGGATGTAGCTCAGAACCTCGCATCGTTCCTTTCCGGGGAGATTACTTGGTGCTGAAGCCGGAAAAGTGCTATCTGGTTAAAGGGAACATTTACCCA GTTCCAGATCCACGCTTCCCGTTTCTCGGAGTTCACTTTACGCCACGCATGGACGGGAATGTTTGGCTTGGTCCAAATGCCGTGTTAGCTTTTAAAAGAGAAGGCTACAGACTGTGTGATTTTAATGCCAGAGATTTTGGAGAAGCCGTTACGTACAG TGGCCTTCGTAAACTGGTTCTGAAGAATCTGGTTTATGGGATGGGGGAGATGTACCGAGCGGTGTTTCTGCGAGCGCAGCTGAAGGAATTGCAGAAGTTCATCCCGGAGCTGTCTATTAATGACCTTCTCAG GGGACCCTCTGGAGTCCGGGCTCAGGCCCTGGATAGGGACGGTAACCTGGTAGATGATTTTGTCTTTGACGGAGGTGTTGGAGACATCGGGAGCCGTGTTCTACATGTGAGGAACGCCCCATCCCCAGCTGCGACCTCATCCCTGGCCATCGCGGAGATGATCGCCTCTGAAGTGGAAGAGCGGTTCAGCCTCTGA